A genomic window from Jiangella alba includes:
- a CDS encoding TetR/AcrR family transcriptional regulator, producing the protein MDGTTRATRDPVGRRQAIIEAAAALIIENGINDLTHRKVAARASVPLGSTTHYFASLEDLKAAALAWLGLRTEEGLSEIARDLAAAGDWVGTLARLFHEYLGDPAQVRADTAFYVASMDSPRLHSIATRWSEGLQEILTPYTDPVTARAISAYADGATVQTMLRGSAPDAGELLDVLTRLTRTTDA; encoded by the coding sequence CGGTCGGCCGCCGGCAGGCGATCATCGAGGCCGCCGCCGCGCTGATCATCGAGAACGGCATCAACGACCTCACCCACCGGAAGGTGGCGGCGCGGGCGTCGGTGCCACTCGGCTCGACCACCCACTACTTCGCCTCGCTGGAGGACCTCAAGGCGGCCGCGCTGGCATGGCTGGGCCTGCGGACCGAGGAAGGGCTGTCCGAGATCGCCCGCGACCTCGCCGCGGCCGGCGACTGGGTGGGCACCCTCGCCCGCCTGTTCCACGAGTACCTGGGCGACCCCGCGCAGGTCCGCGCCGACACCGCGTTCTACGTCGCCAGCATGGACAGCCCGCGGCTGCACTCGATCGCCACCCGCTGGTCCGAGGGCCTCCAGGAGATCCTGACGCCCTACACCGACCCCGTCACCGCCCGCGCCATCAGCGCCTACGCCGACGGCGCGACCGTCCAGACGATGCTGCGCGGCAGCGCGCCCGACGCCGGCGAGCTGCTCGACGTGCTCACCCGCCTGACCCGCACGACGGACGCCTGA